In the Pelagicoccus albus genome, TGTCGACCTCTTCCGGGTCGAGGATGTCGATCTCTAGGTTTTGAAGGATAGAGATTACGTTATCGATGTCGTCCTGACTATCGATCCCCTCGGGTAGCGCTTCGTTGATGTCGCTGTGCGTAAGGTAGCCTTGCTCCTTGGATTGGCGGATCAGGTAGCGTATACGCTCGTTGACCTGATGCTTGCTAAGGCTAGGCTGATTCTCTTCTTCGCTTTTCTTCTTGCGTGGCATGTTGCTGAGTCTGGTGCTGTCTTATGAAAATAAAGAGCCCACCTGAGGCGGTTTATGCTTCAGTTGGCTTAATGCAGATAATTCTCCGAGGAGGGAAAGTGCGGCAGCGTCATTGGTTGCTTGTTTTCTTCCGATTTCAAGTTTTAATTCTTTGCTCTTTCGTTCTACGAATTTGGAGACCAATCGCTTGAGCGCTTCGTTTGCAAATCGTTCTGGGTTCTCCTGGGCCTTAGCCTCGAAGAATATAGAAGATGCAAGTGTCTTCTGTTCGGCGCTTTCTAGGGTTTCGTTAAGCGAATCGGGGCCATTCCACATGTCGTGGAGGAATTCATTCAAGACGAAGTTGAGCAGATCACCCTCAGGTAGGCTTGAATCTATCCATTCAGGATCTACTAGTTGGGCGATTTGGCTTCCGAGCTCGTCTTCCAGCATGCACAGGGCCAAGAGGTCGTGTTCCACAGAATAGACCGGTTTATGACGGGATTGTTCTTGATAAGGTGGATTTTGTGTTGGCGGTGCGTTGTTTTGTGTGGCGGGTGGGACGCTCGGACTTGGCGGGGGCGGAGGGTTGTTTCGGTCTTGTTGGCCCGAAAAACGCCTGAAATCAGCCAAGGTTGCCCTCGGGTCCAATTCGAATGCCTCTGCCGCTTGTTTCACGAATTCGACCTTGGCCGCCTCGGAATCGGATTTTTGGATAATGGCAAAGACCTCTCGAGCCGCTTTCGCTTTGCTCTGGGGAGTCATTCTCTCGCCGGGTGGGGTGTGGGCTCGGCAGGCGAATGGGATGGGTTGAAGTTTTCGTTCCAATAAGGATTCGAGCGCTTCGCGACCTCCTTCGCGGAAAATGTCGTCTGGGTCCTCTTTGTCGGTCAATGGGATGAAGACCGCTTCTACACCTTGAGCGAGGGCAAGCGGTAGCATGCGTAGGGCAGCTTTTTGACCTGCGGCATCGCCGTCCAATAGCACGATCAGTTGCGATTCGTATCGTTTCAGTAGACGGAGCTGCGATTCGGTAATGCCCGTGCCTTGCGGAGCGACGGCAGTCTTCAACCCGACGCTCCAACAGCGGATTGCGTCCAGTTGTCCCTCAACCATAACAAAAGGGGACTCCGAATTCGCTTCCATGCGGGCCCGGTCTAGGTTGAAGAGCAGATTGCTTTTATGGAAAATGGGCGTCTCGGGAGAGTTGATGTATTTCGCCTCGCGACTCGGGTCGTCTTGCGGAGTGATGTCGAGCTGCCGCGCCGTAAAAGCGGTAACGCGGCCTTGGTGGTCGCGAATCGGGATCATGAGACGGCCTCGGAAGCGATATCCCATGCGTTCGGGATCGATTCCTCGCTTGGCGTAGAACAGACCGCAAGCTTCCATAGCCTCGCGGGAAAAGCCCTTTTTCACGGCCAATCTTCCGAGCTCCACGCAATTGGTAGGCGCGAAACCAATTTTGAATTCTTCAGCCGTTTCGAGCGAGAACTGACGGTTTTTGACCCAGTAGTTTCTAATCCACTGGCCTTGCTTGTCGCTGCCGAGAAAACTCTCTCTGTAATAGTCGGTCGCGAGCTCGTGCAAGTCGAAGAGTTCTTGCCGCAGGCTTCTTTCCTCGCGGGCTCGACTGTTGCCTTGTTCGTATTCAAGTTCGAAGTTGAACCGCTTGGCGAGGGTCTCGACTGCCTCGGTGAAGGTGAGACGCTCGGTCTCCATCACGAATGAAATAGCATCTCCAGCGTTTCCCGAGGAAAAGCACTTGTAGAATCCTTTATCCGGAGAAACGTAAAACGAGGGAGTCTTTTCGTTGTTGAAGGGACTCAACCCTTTGTATTCCGAGCCTGACTTCTTCAGGGTGACCTCGCGGGAGACCACATCGTAGATGTTGATGCGGTCCTTTAGGTCACGTATACTGCTCGGTTTAATCGCTGGCATGGGGATCGCCCATCAGGGCTGCGGGCAGAATCCGTATCAATTGCCGTTTTGCAAGTACCGATTGGCCTCCTGAGTGCCGGAATCTCCCGGCTTGGCGATAGCGAGAAAATCGCGGTAAGCGGCTGATACTATTGAACGAGGAGCGCTCGCGTTTCGGAGGGTTTGAGCCAGCGTCAACGCGATTGGCGGACTGTTGGGAAATAGGAGACGCATGGCCTTAATCTCCTCCAGCGCTCGGTTGGTATTTTGCGTCTTAACGATGGTTTCCAGATACTGGTGGACAATAACTTCGGAGCGGGGGGCGCGGCGCTTGGCTTCCAAAATCGCCGATTCCGCGTCGTACCAATTCTCTTGAGCGTAACAAGCGAGCGAGAGCCGATACCAGAGCTGCGGATCGTCGACGTTGTCGGCGAGCAATTCCCAAAATAGAGAGGTTGCCTCTGAGTAGTCACCTGCTTCGTAGGCTGCGACTGCCGCTTCGTAGGGTGTCAATTCCAAGGCGTCTGTTGTGGCCTCCGGCTCTTCGATCGGATTGCTAGGCTCATCAGCTTGCGCGATCGGTTGCATGGGACTGTCCTCCAGTCCGTCGTCAAAGAGGGCGAGTGGGGGCTTGGTCGTTTCCTCTTCTGTTGGGTTCTCCTGTTGAACTTCGGAGTTTGTCTCTGTGGCGATCGCCAAGGAGCTAGCTAGATCCTCGGCTTGCTGGGCGGCCCTTGTTTCTTCCTCCTCCAGTCGCTTTTCTTCAAGTGCGCTTCTTTCCAATTCCAGTTGGGCGGCCGCTTCGGCAATTTCTCTGCGAGCACGTTCCCAGTTATCCAGAATTGTCTTCGACTCCCGAATTCGAGGGTCGCTCGAGTTTGCTCCGTATCTTTGTTCGTAGCGCTGCATCCATATGGCTGCTTGCTGGAGCTGCTTCAAACTTGTTTCCAGCTTGATGAGCTCTGCCAGCGCGTCTTTGGCTGCGTAATCGTCTTCGTATGCTGCCGCCTGGCTAAACCAAGAACGGGCCTGAGGAATGTTGCGGCTGGTAAGGTAGAGTTGTCCGAGTTTCAAGGCCGGTTGAGAAGAGGGAGTTATTTCATTCCATTTGGCGGCGGCTTTGATCGCGTTGGTCAGTTTGCCAAGCTTCTCGTTCTCGATGGCTACGGATTTCCAGGCGAGGAAGTCGTCGGCGTGATTTTTCAGGTAGGCTTGAAACGCATCCACTGCGTCCTGGCTACGGCCTTGGCTGGCTCGAATCTCTCCGATTTTGACCCAGAGCTGGTCTGCTTCGGGATCCTGCTGGATCGCCTGCTCCAAGAGGCTCGCTGCCTCCTCAAGTTCTCCAGAGTTCTGTAGGGTCCGGCTCAGCGAGATCCGAAGCTCGTTAGAATCAGGGAATTTGGATAATCCCTTCCGGAGCGTTTTAAGTGCGGCGGCGGAGTTGTTTTCGAAAAGAGCTTCGTTCGCTTCCGATTGGAATTCTTGGATACGTTCTTCTCGACTGGCGCAACCTGCCAGGAAGGCCATGATTATCGCTAAGGAAGCGACGATGTTCGCTCTTTGAAAGGGCTTTAAGTCTGGAAACATTGGCTGATGTTGCGGTGTGGGATGCGACCGTGAGCGGATTCGGCTAAAATTCCGGAGAGTTGTAGCGAGAGCGGTGGATTTTTGACAACTTTTATTTACGTATGCTGTCGACTCAAATCGCTATTCCGGAAATGCCCGGCAAAGCTTGATCCTTCAGCGAATCGTTCGCATCTTTCGCTCGTTTCTTTAGCAAGTACAAGTTTACGTGAGAATTAGTCCCAAAAAACTCCAATCTTCCATATTTTCGGGTGGCTTCGTGTCGGCCGTTTTCTGTCTGGGATTCATGCTGTTCGCCCCATCTCTTGTTGGCCAACAGATTCAGGATCAGATAGACATCTTTGCCTCGCAGCCAGCTCCGCCTTCCAATCGGGTTTTCGAGTACGAAGTGGGGGGATTTGAGGTGGATCAATACTCAGAGGCCGTGGAGGACATGATTTTGCTCTACGAGCAGGCCCAGAAGAAGCCCTTGACCAAAGGGGAGCGAGGTCGGGTAGGGCTAAAGGTTTACAGCGATTCCGGACCTGGTTTGAGTACACCCGAAGCCTTGGTAGAGGCCGTTGTCCGATCCCTCGAAAAGCGGGGGTATGATCGAAATGAAATTTTCATAATGGGCCAAAGCGCCAACAGTCTTCGGGACTCAGGCTTTTTGCCACCGCTCAGCAAGCGTGCCTACGACTTTCACCGCGTTTTTGTCCGTCCGCTTGATGGAGGCCAGTATTATCACGAAAAGTGGTTTTACGACAGCCCGTTGCCAGCCAAGTCGGCCAAATATTGGATCGATGTTGCGGCAGAAAATCCATTTCCCGCCAAGAATGAAGAGGAACTGGCCCGCAAGAGCTACTTGCCAGTGCCGCTTCTGCACGAGGTCGATTTCTGGATAAACCTTCCCTGCTACTCGGACCATCCTATTTTAGGCGTCAACGGGGCACTCATGAACGCCACGCTTTGGAACGCCAGCAATACGACTCGTTTCCTGAACAGCCCAGCTACTGCCCCTGTCGCGGTTGCGGAAATGGGAGCGATCCCGGAACTGCGCGAAACTTGGAATCTAAACATCGTCAGCCTTGAACGCTACCAGTTCGTGGGCGGCCCGATTTTCAATTCCCTCTACACGGTTTCTGAACCAATCGTTCTCCTTAGCGACAACCCGGTCATGTTGGACTCCCTTATGGCGGAACGAATCAACGAGCACCGCAGGAAAAATGGGTTTGATCCTTTGCCCGAACAAATGAAGATCCTCGAGTTTTCAGAGCAGCTCGGGCTGGGTGATAGAGACATAGCGTTGATGGACCTAATTCGGGCTAACTAGTCACTTACCAGCTACCCGAAAATCCCGTGTCGATTACCAAACAGGTTACTGTCGAAACCAGTCGTTCATCCTATCCGATCTACATCGGACGAAACCTTGGGTCCCAGCTGAAGGCTGAGATCAAGAAGCTTAGCGAACAAAAGGGCATTGTTGCCATCGTTACGGACAGCAATGTGAAGGAGGCTCAGGCAGCTTGGTTCGAGGATTTGGGAGAGGATGTTCCCTTGCTTGTGGTCCCTGCCGGAGAAACGAGCAAAAGCATTTCGTTTTTCGCGAAGGCTTTGGATTTCCTAGCCGCAAACAAGCTTGATCGAGGCGGAGTAGTTTTGGCGGTCGGAGGAGGTGTCGTAGGCGATCTGACCGGTTACGCGGCCGCTTCGTATCTTCGAGGCATCCGGTTTATCCAAGTTCCCACTACACTGCTCGCTATGGTTGACAGCTCCGTTGGCGGCAAGACGGGCATCAATATCTTAGCTGGCAAGAATCTGGTAGGAGCGTTTCATCAGCCAATTGCCGTGTATTCTGATCTAGAGATGCTCAAGACCATGCCACCGCGGGAATTTGCCGCGGGAATGGCTGAGATCATCAAGCATGGGATGCTGCAGGATGCAGAGCTGTTTGATCTGCTTGAAGAAAACCCAGTGACTGGTCCAGACGACCAACGTCTCGATGCCGTGGTGGAGTGGAATTGCATGATCAAGGCAGCGGTGGTGAATGCAGATGAGAAGGAGACGGCGGCAAGCGGTGGCCGGGCTCTACTTAATCTAGGGCACACCTTTGGCCACGCTATCGAAAATGTGGCCGGATATGGAGAGTATCTTCATGGAGAAGCGATCGGGATCGGGCTTGTTGCCGCCGCCTTGCTTAGTGAAAAGCTCGGTTACCTGAGCGAGGAGGATGTGGCTCGTATCCGAAAGGTGGTGTCGGATCATGGTCTGCCAGTAGCTCTTAATTCCCCTTTGCCAGCCGCATCCTTACTTGCGGCCATGAGATTGGATAAAAAAGTCAAGGCAGGCGTTATTCGGTTTGTAATAATGAAACGTATCGGAAAAGCGGAGACGATCGAGTCTGCCGACATGGACTTGGTAGAAGATATCTGGCGTTCCTGCGGGGCGGCTTAATTGGTATTCGCTCCCATTTAATTCGAGCATAACATGTACAAAATCGAGGAGACCATTGTTAGCGAGTACCTCGAGCAAAATGGCTTCTTGGTTCGCCCGCTTCGCAAGTCTCGGTCCCAGACAAAAAAGAGCCTAGACGAGGGGCTCGACCTCTATGTTCGCAACATGGTCTTTCGGGAAGGGGGACGAGATCCCCATTTTCTCTTGTTTTCGAGTGAGTTACGCTACCTTGAGAGTGCCATCATCTGCGTACGCGGTTGGTATGGAGATAAGGCTGCCTTGGCGTCGATGAATGGAGGAGCGGACGTTTTAAAACATCTCGAGACCAACGTATCCAAACGAGTGAAAAAATGGTTCGATTATGATCCAAGTGTAAGTTTCGGAACCAAGTCGCCACCGAAAAAAATCTTGGTAGCTCCCGTATTTCCAACCCAAGAGCCTTATCGAACCCAGTGCACAGATCTTCTGAAGTCGAAAGGAGTGGATGGAATTCTGTCGTTTAAATCGATGACTTTGGAATTAATCGACAGAGTGGATACAAAGCAAATTTACGAAAAATCGGAGCTGTTGCAATTTTTGCGCATCCTCAAAACCTTTGATTTAGTCAAAGACTCTCAGATGGATTTGCTCTAAAGAGGAGTCAGACTCCAAAGATAGCAGCTGTCCCCTCGGTTTACTACCCATTGGTCATTGGTAGACTCCGGTGCTTGGGTGCTCAGGTGTATCGATAGATAGAGGTCCTCTATCGTGGGGCACTTGGCTTTTTGCCAACGCTTGGCGGCCCGTCTTGCGGAGATTAGCGAAATATCGTCGCCGTAGAGTAGAAGCCGCTCTTCGTTAAAGAGTAACAGGCTCTCTTCATCGTATTTCAATCCCCAGAATTCTTCGTCGAAGCCTTTTCCTTTACCGTCTATCAGATAGGTTTGCTGGCAGTCGAAAACCAGTTTTAGGAACTCTATAAAGTTTTCTATTTCCGTATCCGGAAGTTTGATATCGTTCCAGCTGAGTTCTTGGTTTAGCTGAAGCTTCGATAGAGAGCCAACTGGGATTGCAGTTGTGTCTGGTTTGGAATGATCTCCCGTTACCGGGACAAAACTACAAGGAAAATTTAGTTTAGAAACGAATACGTTTTCACTCTCCTTCCGCAGCAAGGTTAAGAGATCGTAATTCGGTTGCGCTTTCGAAACGAAGACAAGGAGTCCACCCTCGGTAATTTTTTCGAAGAAAGCTGCTGGCAGGTCCCAAGCGCTCGCTGTGAAGATCCCGCGATCGAAAGGGGGTTGTGCCTCGAGGGCCTCGAATGCGTCTCCGGAACTGAAATCAACTTGGCTCAAGCCTAGGTCATTCAAGGAGGCTTGGGCTGATTCGACTAGGCAGTCGATTATCTCCACGCTTACTACTTTGCCTCCCGGCCCGACGAGTCGTCCCATCATAGCTGCGTTCCAACCGCTGCCTCCTCCCAACTCGAAAACGCGATGTCCCGGCTTCAAGTTGAGCAGGTCCAACATGTAGAGGACAAGGGATGGTTGTGATACGGTGGAGAGCGAACGACCGTTTTCGTCTCTGTATATGCATAGCGGATGATCGGAATAAATTTCCGGAAGGAAGCTCTTCAGGTCTTCCTTCTCGAGTTCGACCCATTTCCGTTTCGAAGATGAATAGTACCTCTGGGCGAAATTTTGTCGTGGCGTATCCAAAAACGCTCGACGAATTTTCTTAGGGATAGGGTCGCCCCCGAAGAATTTCTCGGCTGAGAATAGGAGGGCGTTCTGGTGCTCGGAAATGAGCGATGAGTCGTCTGCGTTGGAGCTATGCACGATCGGAAAATTAGAAGAGAGCAAACCTCTGGCGACAAAAAAACGGCTTGGGCCCTCGCGGGAGCCAAGCCGTTGTCGTGGTTGATCGCTCGTTATACTAACACGTGATCGAGCTTTGCAGCATCCATATCCATGGCTACCTGTTGGGCTAAGCGCCTGAGGGTGTCGTCCGTAGCGGGCAGCGACCGGAGTACTCGGCCCCGGTTTTTAGCGAGCCAAGAGTCTGTCTTGTCGGTCGGTGAAGTCGCGCTTTCCAAGTCTGCGAGTTGCAGCCAGTTGCCAACCATATGTTCCGAAAGCTGTGCGAGCGCTTCTCTGCTCTTTAGAGGTTCGTCTTCAAAAATCAAAAGAGCATGGGCGAGCTGTTCGGCCTCTTGTAGCCCTAGATTTAGGCCAAGGCTGCCAAGCGGAGCAAAAGAGCGAGCCGAGTCGCCAAGGAAGAATACGTTTCCTTGATAGGGTTGTTCGAGGTATCGTTTTTCGAATGGGATGGCTGCCCGGTAGCGGAGGCGACCCATGTAGCCGGTTCTCCAGGGCACTCGTTCCTTAACGAGTTCCTCGAAGTGCCGCTGGTCGAGGAAATCGGGAAGCTCTTCTTCGAGCTGCATGTACGAGCGATCCTTTTCCCGATTTCTCGATGGGAGGGTCACTCCGTTGAATTGGAACTGCAGGCGAGCAAGGCCTGTATTGATCGGTTGTTGGGCGGTGGCTAAACCATCTTTTATGCTCAACAAAGTCCGGTGGGTAGGATCGCGATCGGAGTCAAATTCGAAGGTTACGAAATATTGGCTTTCACCGAGCTCCTTTTGTTCGATACCGGCGATTCTGCGTAGCATCGAATTGTAGCCATCTGCGGCGATTAGATTTTTAGCCCGGAAACGTAGTGATTTTACGATGACGCGTTCTTCGTGGGCGATGGCGTAACCCGTTCCTCTCTCCGCGTAGCGGTCCACGGTAACTTCCAATCCGTCTTCCGTTTCCCGGTAGTCGGAGACTCTGTGATCCCATAGGATACGCACGCCAGCGTCTTCTAGTTCTTGCTCAAGGCACATTTCCAGTTCCGACTGTGGAACGGAGAGAGCGTAGGGAAATGCGACTGGCAGTTCCCGCAAATCAAAGGTTTGCCGAAGAGATATCCCGTCAAAGAATGCGTAGGAATCGATGCGGTAGCCTGTTTTTATTAGCCTCTCCGCGATGCCGAGCCGATCGAGCATCTTCAAGGTGAGCGGATGAAGCACGGCAGAATTACTGCTCGTGCAGGAGCGGGGAGCGGCATCGACGATGGTGACGTCATTACCTCCATCCGCTAGCATTAGGGCAGCAAGCATGCCGCAAGGGCCAGCTCCTACCACAAGAGTTTCAACGCTTTTTTTGCCAAACATGATACACCCTCTTTCTTTGAGATTTTTATGAACTGGCGTTGAATAGCCGGTCGGAGTTTTGGCTGTTTTGAAGGGCGCCAAACCGTGAGACATGCGTTCCTCGCCTTTGACTATAATATACGCGGATTCGGTCAAAAGACAAGGGGAGTGGAGGCTGCAGGATGATGGGCAGAAAGAAGAAAAATACCTTATACCTTGAGTTAGCTGGCCAAGGGTATTCGAGGCGGGCGAGCCATTAGTTTTACTTTGTGAAAGGACGATAGCGGCCGCCGAAAATATTCACACTTGCAATGAGCTCATGACTGGAAACTCTTCGGCTTTCAATATGAGCCATTCTAAAGATACCCCTGCTCACTGGTCGAAATTCAGGGAAAATTGTCGCCGCGTCATATTCGAATCCACGCGGTACGACGAGAAGCTCTTTGATGTGGTTCTCATTCTGGCGATTATCCTCAGTGTAACAGTGGTGATGCTCGAGAGTGTCGCTCAGGTTAGACTTAGTCATGGAAGCCTGCTTTACATTTTGGAGTGGGTTTTTACTTCGTTGTTCACCCTCGAGTATGTCGTTCGCATCTATGTATCGAAAAAACCATTACGGTATGTGTTTAGCTTTTTTGGCATCGTGGATTTGCTTTCCATCCTGCCGACCTACCTAGATCTGTTTTATCCGGGGGCACGCTATTTGATGCTGTTCCGAGCGCTTAGGGTTCTGCGCGTTTTCCGTGTTCTCAAAATGGTCAAATACATGGGAGAGGCGAACTTGCTCTACCGTGCCGTGTGGGCCAGTGCTCGGAAAATAATCGTCTTCATGATGGTGGTGGTCACCATGGTTTTGATCCTCGGTTCGATCATGTATCTGATCGAGGGACCGGAGAACGGCTTCACAAGTATCCCCAAAAGCGTGTATTGGGCGATCGTGACCCTAACCACAGTAGGCTACGGAGATATTTCCCCGCAAACGCCTTTTGGTCAGATGTTCGCCTCGCTGATTATGATTATCGGTTATGGAGTGATCGCGGTACCGACGGGAATCGTGACGGCGGAAATCGCGATGGCGCGCCGTGGCTCCAGTCGTCCCGTAGCTTGCTCGAAATGCGGTGAGCAAGACCATGAAGAGTCAGCCAAGTTTTGTCGCAAGTGTGGCGAGCGGCTTTCGTCGTCCTAGCGACTTTTCCGCTATTTAGCGGTCCAAATTCTGAGAGCTCTCAATAGATAGGATTCTAGGACCGTCTCCGTTTTCATATTCAATCGGAGTAGGTTCGTAGCCGATTCGAGGACATCGATCGTTTCGACAAGTTTTTGTGGCACGGTGCTATCATCGAAGAGCTTTTTCCGAGCGAGAGCTTCGGTAGCGTTCTCCATAGCTGAAAGAAACTCCTGCCGTATGGAAATGCTAATACGCGACTCCAAAGCCACCCGTTCGTCGTCCTTCATGTCCTCCGGCAGGTTCTTGGATTGGGCATTCCAGGCTTCTTTGCCGAGAGTTTGGATAATCGAGCTGAAACGCTCCACGAGCGCGTAGGCTCCTATGATGAAGTGCGGTATGCTTTTTTTGCCACCAGGACCGCCGGTCAGCAGATCTTCGAGCCAAGTCTGGTAGCTATCCAGCCACGCTTGGGCCGATGGGTCGTCGAAAGTGTGGGCTGCGGTTGGCAAGCGGAAGAGTTGGCAACGGCTACGGATAGTGGCGAGAAGCGAGTGTGGTCGAGTGGTGAGCAGCAGGATTGTTGTATTAAGGGGCGGCTCTTCCAGCGTTTTTAGGAAGGCGTTGGCGGCGTAGTTGTTAAAACGGTCGGCTTCGAAAACGATAGCTACCTTTCGGTCTCCAGCTTGCGGGGAATGTTGGATCTGGCGGATCGCTTCACGAGTGTCGTCGACCGAAATCACTCGCGACTTCTTTGAGGGGCGTAGGGTGAAGACGTCCGGATGACGGAAGAGTTTTTCCTCTAGCTCGTCCCCGCTGGACCGGATTTGCAAAAGCCGAGCGGATAGCTCCATGGCGAAACACTCTACCGCGACGAGGCTTTGTCCGTGTATCAGCAAGGCGTGGGCGAGCTTGTTCTCGGCCATGGCTCGGTTTACGAGCGCTTGCGGGTCTGTCGGAGCGGCTGCTTCTGTCACGGTTGAGCGATACTCTCCAAGAATTCCTACAGGTTTTCCAAAACCGTTTTCAGAATCTCTTCGCGATTCGTTTCGAGGCTTCTTGTTCCATCCACCACGTGGAAGCGCTCCGGCATGGAGCCAGCCAAAAGTAGGTAGCCATCCCGGACCTTCTTGTAGAATTCGCTGTTTTCCTGCTCCATTCGATCGGGAATGTCTGTGACGCGGCGCTTGACCCGACGCATCGATTCCTCGTGAGGCACATCTAGAATGAAAGTCAGGTCAGGTGTCACGGGACCCACCGCGAATTGATTGATGTAGGCAACAGGATCGCTGGCGATGCTGCGAGCGGCGCCTTGATAGACAGTGGTGGAATCTAGAAACCGATCGCAGATGACGATGGAGCCTTTTTCAAGTGACGGCACGATTAGCTCGCGCACCAGCTGGGCGCGAGCCGCGGCGAAAAGCAGCAATTCAGTTTCGGGCGACATGTCCTTTCCGTTAGAGCTGTGGATCAGAAGATGACGTATTTCCTCGCCGATAGGAGTCCCTCCCGGTTCCCGAGTCACGACGACTTCGTGTCCCAGATCGGCCAGCTCTTCCGCGAGCAGGTTGATTTGGGTTGATTTTCCACTGCCTTCTGGTCCTTCGAAGGTAAAGAATGTGCCGGGGTAGGTTTCTGAATTGGTCATTGCTGCTGGTACTTGGGGGGATACTAGGCTATCCGCGGTCTTACCACTCCTTCAGGAATCCTTCGATATCGTCCAAGCTTGGACTTACCGCGGTGCGGACGTAGAATCCAGAAAAGCAAACACCCACGGTGAGGCAACCTTCGGGCGAGAGTCCCAGCTGTTGTCCGCTCATGAAGCCCGCATTGAAGTGGTCTCCTGCTCCAGTGGTGATCTTCGGATTCTGCACATAGGGGCCTTCCACGCACCACTCTCCATCTTCAGTTGCGCAGGCGGCACGCTCCTTGGGGTGGATGACGACCATCTTGAGCCCGAGCTTTTGACGGATCTTGGCGGCCATAGCCTTCAGAGATTCTGGATCTTCTCCTGTTTCGGCGATGTTGTACGCCTTGCTGACCTGCTGACCTTCGGCGAGGTTAAGGCCGATTACGGCATTTCCAAATTCTTGGAACTTAGAGATCACTCCGAGTGCCTCCACCAAGTCTTGCTCGGATCGTTTTTCAGGATCCGCTAGATCGAAGAAGAACGATCTGCCACCCTCGATCTCCGGCAGCTTGGGAAGGGCCTTGGCCAAAAGGTCCTCGAAGATCTGGGTCATGTTTGGAATCATGGTCCAGTTTACAAGGGAGATGAGGGAAGAGCTTCCAAGTTCCTCGAGCAATGCCTCTTCGCCAAGCGCCTCGACGATCGCATCGTAGGTGATGTCTTCGAGGTACTTGGTGATACCCATCATGATCTTGCCGTCGGTGAACTCGATAGCATTGGTTAATCCCGGTTCGGAGATCGAAATGCTTTGTGTCTTGTCGGCGAATTCTTGGAAGACCGGGTGGATGTTTGGTTTTCCGAGGGAGCCGATGTAGCGGAGCGGGAAACCTGCGGACACCATGGCGTTTGCCATGATGGGTCCGTTTCCGCCGAGTTTCTCCATTT is a window encoding:
- the aroB gene encoding 3-dehydroquinate synthase is translated as MSITKQVTVETSRSSYPIYIGRNLGSQLKAEIKKLSEQKGIVAIVTDSNVKEAQAAWFEDLGEDVPLLVVPAGETSKSISFFAKALDFLAANKLDRGGVVLAVGGGVVGDLTGYAAASYLRGIRFIQVPTTLLAMVDSSVGGKTGINILAGKNLVGAFHQPIAVYSDLEMLKTMPPREFAAGMAEIIKHGMLQDAELFDLLEENPVTGPDDQRLDAVVEWNCMIKAAVVNADEKETAASGGRALLNLGHTFGHAIENVAGYGEYLHGEAIGIGLVAAALLSEKLGYLSEEDVARIRKVVSDHGLPVALNSPLPAASLLAAMRLDKKVKAGVIRFVIMKRIGKAETIESADMDLVEDIWRSCGAA
- the dnaG gene encoding DNA primase — translated: MPAIKPSSIRDLKDRINIYDVVSREVTLKKSGSEYKGLSPFNNEKTPSFYVSPDKGFYKCFSSGNAGDAISFVMETERLTFTEAVETLAKRFNFELEYEQGNSRAREERSLRQELFDLHELATDYYRESFLGSDKQGQWIRNYWVKNRQFSLETAEEFKIGFAPTNCVELGRLAVKKGFSREAMEACGLFYAKRGIDPERMGYRFRGRLMIPIRDHQGRVTAFTARQLDITPQDDPSREAKYINSPETPIFHKSNLLFNLDRARMEANSESPFVMVEGQLDAIRCWSVGLKTAVAPQGTGITESQLRLLKRYESQLIVLLDGDAAGQKAALRMLPLALAQGVEAVFIPLTDKEDPDDIFREGGREALESLLERKLQPIPFACRAHTPPGERMTPQSKAKAAREVFAIIQKSDSEAAKVEFVKQAAEAFELDPRATLADFRRFSGQQDRNNPPPPPSPSVPPATQNNAPPTQNPPYQEQSRHKPVYSVEHDLLALCMLEDELGSQIAQLVDPEWIDSSLPEGDLLNFVLNEFLHDMWNGPDSLNETLESAEQKTLASSIFFEAKAQENPERFANEALKRLVSKFVERKSKELKLEIGRKQATNDAAALSLLGELSALSQLKHKPPQVGSLFS
- a CDS encoding ion transporter: MSHSKDTPAHWSKFRENCRRVIFESTRYDEKLFDVVLILAIILSVTVVMLESVAQVRLSHGSLLYILEWVFTSLFTLEYVVRIYVSKKPLRYVFSFFGIVDLLSILPTYLDLFYPGARYLMLFRALRVLRVFRVLKMVKYMGEANLLYRAVWASARKIIVFMMVVVTMVLILGSIMYLIEGPENGFTSIPKSVYWAIVTLTTVGYGDISPQTPFGQMFASLIMIIGYGVIAVPTGIVTAEIAMARRGSSRPVACSKCGEQDHEESAKFCRKCGERLSSS
- a CDS encoding FAD-dependent oxidoreductase; the protein is MFGKKSVETLVVGAGPCGMLAALMLADGGNDVTIVDAAPRSCTSSNSAVLHPLTLKMLDRLGIAERLIKTGYRIDSYAFFDGISLRQTFDLRELPVAFPYALSVPQSELEMCLEQELEDAGVRILWDHRVSDYRETEDGLEVTVDRYAERGTGYAIAHEERVIVKSLRFRAKNLIAADGYNSMLRRIAGIEQKELGESQYFVTFEFDSDRDPTHRTLLSIKDGLATAQQPINTGLARLQFQFNGVTLPSRNREKDRSYMQLEEELPDFLDQRHFEELVKERVPWRTGYMGRLRYRAAIPFEKRYLEQPYQGNVFFLGDSARSFAPLGSLGLNLGLQEAEQLAHALLIFEDEPLKSREALAQLSEHMVGNWLQLADLESATSPTDKTDSWLAKNRGRVLRSLPATDDTLRRLAQQVAMDMDAAKLDHVLV
- a CDS encoding tetratricopeptide repeat protein yields the protein MFPDLKPFQRANIVASLAIIMAFLAGCASREERIQEFQSEANEALFENNSAAALKTLRKGLSKFPDSNELRISLSRTLQNSGELEEAASLLEQAIQQDPEADQLWVKIGEIRASQGRSQDAVDAFQAYLKNHADDFLAWKSVAIENEKLGKLTNAIKAAAKWNEITPSSQPALKLGQLYLTSRNIPQARSWFSQAAAYEDDYAAKDALAELIKLETSLKQLQQAAIWMQRYEQRYGANSSDPRIRESKTILDNWERARREIAEAAAQLELERSALEEKRLEEEETRAAQQAEDLASSLAIATETNSEVQQENPTEEETTKPPLALFDDGLEDSPMQPIAQADEPSNPIEEPEATTDALELTPYEAAVAAYEAGDYSEATSLFWELLADNVDDPQLWYRLSLACYAQENWYDAESAILEAKRRAPRSEVIVHQYLETIVKTQNTNRALEEIKAMRLLFPNSPPIALTLAQTLRNASAPRSIVSAAYRDFLAIAKPGDSGTQEANRYLQNGN
- a CDS encoding class I SAM-dependent methyltransferase, with translation MHSSNADDSSLISEHQNALLFSAEKFFGGDPIPKKIRRAFLDTPRQNFAQRYYSSSKRKWVELEKEDLKSFLPEIYSDHPLCIYRDENGRSLSTVSQPSLVLYMLDLLNLKPGHRVFELGGGSGWNAAMMGRLVGPGGKVVSVEIIDCLVESAQASLNDLGLSQVDFSSGDAFEALEAQPPFDRGIFTASAWDLPAAFFEKITEGGLLVFVSKAQPNYDLLTLLRKESENVFVSKLNFPCSFVPVTGDHSKPDTTAIPVGSLSKLQLNQELSWNDIKLPDTEIENFIEFLKLVFDCQQTYLIDGKGKGFDEEFWGLKYDEESLLLFNEERLLLYGDDISLISARRAAKRWQKAKCPTIEDLYLSIHLSTQAPESTNDQWVVNRGDSCYLWSLTPL